In Legionella sp. PATHC035, a genomic segment contains:
- the motA gene encoding flagellar motor stator protein MotA, giving the protein MLIIIGYIVILLCVFGGFALAGGHLAAVFQPIELLIIAGAAIGSLIVANSASVLKSLLKAIPKVFRGEKSIKENNTNLLGLLYNLLNKARQQGLMSLEADIDSPEESPIFNTYPSLMKNHHVIEFICDYLRLIITSNLQPFQLEALIDMEIESHHEEEMIPANALSKLADAMPAFGIVAAVLGVVHTMESINLPPPELGVLIAHALVGTFLGILIGYGFIGPVASAMEHHANQTQLMLHCIKATILASLHNNPPIIAVEFGRKVLFSGQRPSFAQLNDEIKNFKPAASSSSSEGSAAEPTPS; this is encoded by the coding sequence ATGTTAATTATAATCGGCTACATAGTCATACTACTCTGTGTTTTTGGAGGATTTGCTTTGGCTGGAGGCCATCTTGCAGCAGTCTTTCAACCCATTGAACTGCTCATTATCGCTGGGGCTGCCATAGGTTCACTTATTGTGGCAAACAGTGCCTCAGTTTTAAAATCCCTGTTAAAGGCCATACCTAAAGTATTTCGTGGTGAAAAATCCATCAAGGAGAACAATACTAATTTATTAGGCCTTTTATACAATCTGCTGAATAAAGCGCGGCAGCAAGGATTAATGTCTTTGGAAGCAGACATTGATTCACCCGAAGAAAGCCCTATTTTCAATACTTATCCTTCGTTAATGAAAAACCATCATGTGATTGAGTTTATTTGTGATTACTTAAGATTGATCATCACTTCGAACCTGCAACCGTTCCAACTTGAGGCTTTGATTGACATGGAAATTGAGTCACATCATGAAGAAGAAATGATTCCAGCCAATGCCCTATCGAAACTCGCTGATGCGATGCCTGCTTTCGGGATCGTTGCTGCAGTTCTGGGTGTAGTTCATACGATGGAATCGATCAATTTGCCTCCGCCTGAACTTGGAGTACTTATTGCCCATGCCCTGGTAGGTACTTTTTTAGGGATTTTAATCGGTTATGGCTTTATTGGTCCCGTTGCATCGGCAATGGAACATCATGCCAACCAGACCCAGTTGATGCTGCACTGCATTAAAGCGACTATACTAGCGAGTTTACATAATAACCCTCCTATTATTGCCGTCGAATTTGGGCGTAAGGTATTGTTTTCGGGCCAACGTCCCTCCTTTGCTCAGCTTAATGATGAAATTAAAAATTTCAAACCGGCCGCATCCTCATCCAGCTCTGAGGGTTCTGCTGCTGAACCGACCCCGAGTTAA
- the dsbD gene encoding protein-disulfide reductase DsbD: protein MRKWFLLLFCCITTFALHATPLPAAEVFQVNVTTVDPNTFAINFQIKPNYFLYSDRIKLTTKTNGTVQIGTLRFPSTEKKVDKQGHVYPVYRNHVTIPVGILGNKPGKALVNLHYQGCSDDGFCYAPETQAIQLTIDENLALTGASLDQGHNTQPAVAEETQSEGITKVFSSHNWLLILITFYGFGLLLSFTPCILPMVPVLSGIIVGHGKEITTRKAFFLSLSYVLSMSITYSIIGAVVALLGSNLQVSMQSPWSVGVFSLIFLLLALSMFGFYEFKLPHSWQAKIHGSSNQRGGHYLGAAIMGCLSTLILSPCVTAPLIGVLTYIAQTGNIVLGCLTLFVLGLGMGTPLLLIGTSAGKWLPETGSWMNTIKAFFGIIFIAVAIVLISRITPPLFSMILWASLLIFSGIYSGALTYSATHREKFNQGVGLILLVYGFLILVGASMGATNPLQPLTTAQSANAAPINTAIKTQPEQTLSSIKNALTEAKGNPVMLDFYADWCTSCKVMDATTFQDPRVQEALARFTVIKIDVTANTAEHKAILNYFHVVAPPTFIFFDAQGKELNKLKLVGEVATNKFLKIVQQID from the coding sequence ATGAGAAAATGGTTTTTATTGTTATTTTGTTGCATAACCACATTTGCTCTGCATGCAACCCCTCTTCCTGCTGCAGAAGTTTTCCAAGTCAATGTAACTACAGTGGATCCGAATACATTTGCCATTAATTTCCAGATAAAGCCTAATTATTTTCTCTACAGCGATCGAATTAAATTAACGACCAAAACGAACGGTACGGTGCAAATAGGCACCCTTCGGTTCCCCTCTACAGAGAAAAAAGTAGATAAACAAGGACATGTGTATCCTGTCTATCGTAATCACGTCACCATTCCCGTTGGTATTTTAGGCAATAAACCTGGAAAAGCTTTGGTCAACTTACACTATCAAGGCTGCTCTGACGATGGTTTTTGCTATGCCCCAGAAACCCAAGCAATTCAGTTAACTATAGACGAGAATTTGGCTTTAACCGGAGCAAGCCTGGATCAAGGCCACAATACGCAACCCGCGGTTGCTGAAGAAACGCAAAGTGAGGGAATTACAAAAGTTTTTTCGAGCCACAATTGGTTGCTCATTTTGATTACTTTTTATGGCTTTGGTTTACTTTTATCATTCACTCCCTGCATCTTACCTATGGTGCCCGTTTTGTCTGGAATTATTGTCGGTCACGGTAAGGAAATTACGACGCGAAAAGCCTTTTTTCTCTCATTAAGCTACGTACTGAGCATGTCGATTACCTATTCTATCATTGGCGCAGTTGTCGCTTTACTCGGATCCAATCTGCAAGTGAGCATGCAATCACCCTGGTCTGTAGGTGTATTTAGCCTAATTTTTTTGCTGTTAGCCTTATCCATGTTTGGGTTTTATGAATTCAAGTTACCGCATTCCTGGCAAGCAAAAATACACGGTTCCAGCAATCAAAGAGGAGGCCACTATCTTGGGGCAGCGATCATGGGTTGTTTATCCACCCTGATTCTCTCACCTTGTGTCACCGCGCCATTAATCGGCGTCTTAACCTACATTGCGCAAACTGGCAATATTGTTTTAGGTTGCCTAACCTTATTTGTTTTAGGCCTGGGAATGGGTACACCTTTATTGCTTATTGGTACTTCTGCAGGCAAATGGTTGCCTGAAACAGGCAGCTGGATGAATACCATCAAGGCATTTTTTGGTATTATTTTCATTGCGGTGGCCATTGTGCTTATTTCGCGAATCACCCCCCCCTTGTTCAGTATGATATTATGGGCAAGTTTGCTTATTTTTTCAGGAATCTACAGTGGCGCCCTCACCTATTCAGCGACCCATCGTGAAAAATTCAATCAAGGAGTGGGCCTCATCCTGCTGGTGTATGGTTTCTTGATTTTGGTGGGAGCAAGCATGGGGGCAACAAATCCGCTGCAACCCTTAACTACAGCCCAATCAGCAAATGCGGCGCCTATTAATACTGCGATTAAAACACAACCAGAACAGACCTTGAGTTCCATAAAGAACGCTTTAACTGAAGCCAAAGGCAATCCGGTGATGCTTGATTTTTATGCTGACTGGTGTACATCCTGTAAGGTAATGGATGCAACCACATTTCAAGACCCTCGTGTACAGGAAGCTTTGGCCCGTTTTACGGTAATTAAAATCGATGTCACCGCAAACACTGCGGAACATAAAGCCATCCTCAATTACTTTCATGTCGTGGCCCCCCCAACCTTTATCTTTTTTGATGCGCAAGGCAAAGAACTGAATAAGCTCAAGCTGGTTGGTGAAGTCGCTACAAATAAATTTTTAAAAATCGTACAGCAGATAGACTAG
- the glnE gene encoding bifunctional [glutamate--ammonia ligase]-adenylyl-L-tyrosine phosphorylase/[glutamate--ammonia-ligase] adenylyltransferase, producing the protein MTIEIPKLLESKAWFLEKHLSDLHHPLYDQVVKLLLVSDYACRQIQLLKTLVNEDECCSLLSREDYFHRVQDVSLNLPQAAYFRALRQFRNTHFLRLLLLEFADIASTAQIMSSWSDCADALILHAINYCKQGLSSRYGIPRDEKGNEVELFALAMGKLGGRELNFSSDVDLIFAYSVVGETDGEERIDNQHYFSRLVQQLVQTLQNVTPDGFVFRVDLRLRPNGDSGPLVSSLAAMETYYQEQGRDWERYAMVKARVIAETADEVPAWFTRLIVPFVYRRYVDFSVIESLRSMKAMIEREVQLNPRLDDIKRGKGGIREVEFVIQNFQLIRGGRLPQLQVQNALLALTVLKREKLLSHTDALKQAYLFLRKLENTLQSLNDQQTHSLPDDLVKQEQIILAMGYRSWDDLLNKLHKYQRIISYAFHSVLGKVKDYEDEKRLLANQLASLWQGHVETSMAINLLTSLGFTNASHCYQMIHSFRHSPRCRRLTQGARMRLDRFMVMLLAELTHVEQTDEVLLQVMHLLENIVGRSAYLALLTENPQVLTELLFWFAQSPFITSLLVNQPFLLEVLLDQGEEWRPQSLHQLQGQLIEKLTHHHDVEAQEEILRQFKLTNWLMAARAELYGLCNAVRIGQFLSDVAQVIVNQVLIIASDQLGVRYPEMKQAKAHFAIIAYGKLGSREMNYASDLDLVFLHSAPLSEEALITRLTQKILHMLTTRSQSGVLYTVDTRLRPSGAAGLLVSHVDAFVEYQKNQAWTWEHQALLKARILNGNTKIRNTFLQLKKSVLFMTRDQPTLLHDVLAMRSKMEQHQDRNPISGGLLDLEFLVQFLILHLGAPSLSRYTHTLSQVHHLFLAGVLSKEHFSFLKRAYKKHHQLLHQSILRPGVVNHENMQDEILSVCKELYNRVK; encoded by the coding sequence ATGACAATCGAAATCCCTAAATTATTGGAATCAAAAGCATGGTTCCTTGAAAAACACCTGTCGGATTTGCATCATCCCTTGTATGACCAGGTCGTCAAGTTGCTTCTTGTCAGTGATTATGCGTGCCGACAGATTCAATTATTAAAGACCTTAGTCAACGAAGATGAGTGCTGCTCGTTGTTGTCTCGCGAGGATTATTTTCATAGGGTGCAGGATGTGTCACTTAACTTGCCCCAGGCGGCCTATTTTCGTGCATTGCGACAATTCCGTAATACGCATTTTCTGCGGTTACTTCTTCTTGAATTCGCCGATATTGCCAGTACGGCACAGATTATGAGTTCCTGGTCTGATTGTGCTGATGCGCTTATTTTGCATGCGATTAATTATTGCAAACAAGGATTATCTTCACGTTATGGGATCCCCCGCGATGAAAAAGGGAATGAGGTCGAATTATTTGCTCTGGCGATGGGTAAATTAGGAGGCAGGGAGTTAAATTTCTCCTCGGATGTGGATCTTATTTTTGCCTATTCTGTTGTGGGAGAAACGGACGGTGAGGAGCGCATTGATAATCAGCACTATTTTAGTAGGCTCGTGCAGCAACTGGTACAGACCTTACAAAATGTAACGCCTGATGGCTTTGTATTTCGAGTCGATTTACGATTAAGACCCAATGGAGACAGTGGCCCACTGGTTTCTAGTTTGGCTGCCATGGAAACTTATTATCAAGAGCAGGGGCGCGACTGGGAACGTTATGCAATGGTTAAAGCACGGGTGATTGCTGAAACAGCGGATGAGGTGCCTGCCTGGTTTACACGGTTGATCGTACCCTTTGTCTACAGGAGGTATGTCGATTTTAGTGTGATTGAATCGTTACGTAGTATGAAGGCTATGATTGAACGGGAGGTACAGTTAAATCCACGATTGGATGATATAAAGCGTGGCAAAGGCGGGATCAGGGAAGTAGAGTTTGTCATTCAAAATTTTCAATTAATTCGTGGTGGCCGCTTACCGCAATTGCAGGTACAGAATGCTTTGCTGGCACTGACTGTTTTAAAGCGAGAAAAATTGTTATCGCACACGGATGCTTTAAAGCAAGCTTATTTGTTTTTACGTAAGCTTGAAAACACACTCCAGAGTTTAAACGATCAGCAAACCCACTCGTTACCCGATGATTTGGTGAAACAAGAGCAAATTATTTTAGCGATGGGATATAGGTCATGGGACGATTTGCTTAATAAACTACATAAATATCAGAGGATTATTAGCTATGCATTTCATTCAGTGCTCGGGAAGGTCAAAGATTATGAAGATGAGAAACGATTATTAGCCAATCAATTAGCCAGTCTTTGGCAAGGACATGTAGAAACCAGTATGGCAATTAATTTGCTCACTAGTTTAGGCTTTACCAATGCCTCTCACTGCTATCAAATGATTCATTCTTTTCGTCATAGCCCTCGTTGCCGACGTCTTACGCAAGGGGCACGGATGCGACTGGATCGGTTTATGGTGATGTTGCTTGCCGAGTTAACCCATGTGGAACAAACCGATGAAGTTTTATTGCAAGTGATGCATTTACTCGAAAATATAGTAGGCCGTAGCGCCTATCTTGCTTTATTAACTGAGAATCCTCAGGTCTTGACTGAGTTGCTGTTTTGGTTTGCCCAAAGTCCGTTTATCACCTCCTTACTCGTAAACCAACCTTTTTTGTTGGAGGTGTTGTTGGATCAGGGGGAGGAATGGCGACCCCAGTCGTTGCATCAATTACAAGGGCAATTAATTGAAAAACTAACCCATCATCATGATGTGGAAGCACAAGAAGAAATATTGCGTCAATTTAAGCTAACCAATTGGTTAATGGCTGCCCGGGCAGAGCTTTATGGTTTATGTAATGCGGTGCGTATTGGACAATTTTTGTCGGATGTGGCGCAAGTCATCGTCAACCAAGTGTTAATCATTGCTAGTGATCAATTGGGCGTGCGATATCCGGAAATGAAGCAAGCTAAAGCGCACTTTGCAATCATTGCTTATGGGAAATTAGGGAGCAGGGAAATGAATTATGCTTCTGATTTGGATTTGGTTTTTTTACATTCGGCACCTCTGTCTGAGGAAGCATTGATTACCCGTTTAACGCAAAAAATTTTACATATGCTGACTACTCGTTCCCAGTCAGGGGTCCTCTATACTGTTGATACACGCCTTAGGCCTTCTGGTGCGGCAGGATTATTGGTAAGTCATGTGGATGCCTTTGTCGAGTACCAAAAAAATCAAGCATGGACATGGGAGCATCAGGCGTTATTGAAAGCACGTATCCTGAACGGAAATACAAAGATTAGAAATACCTTTTTACAGTTGAAAAAATCGGTATTGTTCATGACGCGTGATCAACCGACGCTGCTGCACGATGTATTGGCGATGAGGTCCAAAATGGAGCAACATCAGGATCGAAATCCTATTTCTGGTGGGTTATTGGATTTGGAGTTTTTGGTACAGTTTTTAATACTGCATTTGGGAGCTCCTTCTTTATCACGATATACGCATACGTTAAGTCAAGTCCACCACTTGTTTTTAGCCGGTGTTTTAAGCAAAGAGCACTTCAGTTTTTTAAAGAGAGCATACAAAAAACACCATCAGTTATTGCATCAGAGTATACTGCGTCCTGGGGTTGTGAATCATGAAAACATGCAAGATGAGATATTGAGTGTGTGCAAAGAACTTTATAATCGGGTGAAATAG
- a CDS encoding Dps family protein has protein sequence MGTIIKKLEVVLADTYALYLKTQNYHWHVKGVHFKSLHELFEMQYKELAEAVDAIAERILIMGHKAPATFTALNQLKTIMDGDSNFDANRMVSDLAQDHGTLVKDLNTTIKLAQEHGDEGTVALLSERIAAHEKARWMLNASTV, from the coding sequence ATGGGAACAATAATTAAAAAATTGGAAGTAGTTTTGGCTGATACTTATGCTTTATATCTTAAAACGCAAAATTATCACTGGCATGTTAAAGGCGTGCATTTTAAAAGTTTGCATGAATTATTTGAAATGCAATATAAGGAATTGGCCGAAGCCGTGGATGCTATTGCCGAACGCATTTTGATTATGGGGCATAAGGCTCCTGCGACATTTACAGCATTGAACCAATTAAAAACAATTATGGATGGTGATTCCAACTTCGATGCGAATCGAATGGTGAGCGATTTAGCCCAAGATCATGGAACTTTGGTTAAGGATTTAAATACAACAATTAAACTGGCTCAGGAACATGGTGATGAGGGGACTGTTGCATTACTCAGTGAACGCATCGCGGCTCATGAAAAAGCACGCTGGATGTTGAATGCCTCTACGGTTTAA
- the rimO gene encoding 30S ribosomal protein S12 methylthiotransferase RimO, which yields MNHKVGFVSLGCPKALVDSERIITQLRAQGYELVSSYQDAGVVVINTCGFIDSAVKESLDTIKEAMAENGRVIVTGCLGAKAEIIKEACPDVLHISGAHAYEEVVNAVHQHLPPPADPFTQLIPPQGIKLTPRHYAYLKISEGCNQKCTFCIIPTMRGKLQSYPMAQVLTEAQKLKDAGVNEILVISQDTSAYGVDTRYQPITWKGKSVDTRFYDLCEQLGELGIWIRLHYVYPYPHVDEIIPLMRDGLILPYLDIPLQHANSRVLKAMKRPASSENTLLRIASWREICPDITLRSTFIVGFPGETEEEFEELLDFLEEAQLDRVGCFKYSPVEGAKANELSDPVPEEVKEERYHRFMQLQAEISRDKLENKIGSTQTVLIDEVNPEQIIARSQSDAPEIDGLVILPPTPGVKVGAFAEVLITDSDDYDLYAEFK from the coding sequence ATGAATCATAAAGTAGGATTTGTTAGCTTGGGTTGTCCCAAAGCTCTGGTAGATTCCGAGCGCATCATTACCCAACTGCGTGCGCAGGGATATGAGTTGGTATCCAGTTATCAGGATGCAGGTGTTGTAGTGATTAATACTTGCGGGTTTATTGATAGCGCCGTCAAGGAGTCTTTGGATACCATTAAAGAAGCAATGGCAGAGAACGGACGTGTTATTGTTACAGGTTGTCTCGGAGCTAAAGCCGAGATTATCAAAGAAGCCTGTCCAGATGTTCTGCACATTAGTGGTGCGCATGCCTATGAAGAAGTAGTGAATGCCGTTCATCAGCATCTCCCTCCACCTGCCGATCCCTTTACACAGTTGATCCCTCCCCAAGGAATTAAATTAACACCACGTCATTATGCCTATTTGAAAATATCTGAAGGCTGCAATCAAAAATGTACGTTTTGTATTATTCCAACCATGCGTGGAAAATTGCAAAGCTACCCAATGGCCCAGGTATTGACCGAAGCGCAAAAATTAAAAGACGCGGGGGTTAATGAAATTTTAGTGATTTCCCAAGATACCAGCGCTTACGGAGTGGATACTCGCTATCAACCTATAACCTGGAAAGGAAAAAGTGTTGATACTCGTTTTTATGATTTGTGCGAACAATTAGGAGAATTAGGCATTTGGATTCGCCTGCATTATGTCTATCCTTACCCGCATGTCGATGAGATCATCCCTTTAATGAGAGATGGTCTGATTCTTCCGTATTTGGATATCCCATTACAGCATGCTAATTCGCGAGTACTTAAAGCAATGAAGCGTCCTGCAAGCAGTGAAAATACCTTGCTGCGTATCGCTTCCTGGCGAGAAATTTGCCCCGACATTACCTTACGTTCAACCTTTATTGTCGGTTTTCCCGGAGAAACTGAAGAAGAATTTGAGGAATTACTCGATTTTCTCGAGGAGGCGCAGTTAGATCGCGTAGGGTGTTTCAAGTACTCACCCGTTGAAGGGGCTAAAGCGAATGAATTAAGTGACCCCGTACCGGAAGAAGTAAAAGAGGAACGTTACCATCGCTTTATGCAATTACAGGCAGAAATTAGCCGCGATAAATTAGAAAATAAAATTGGCAGTACGCAAACCGTATTAATTGATGAAGTCAATCCAGAACAAATTATTGCCCGAAGCCAAAGTGATGCCCCAGAAATCGACGGACTTGTTATTCTGCCACCAACTCCCGGCGTTAAAGTGGGAGCGTTTGCAGAGGTCCTGATTACCGATAGTGATGATTATGATCTCTATGCGGAATTCAAGTAA
- the groL gene encoding chaperonin GroEL (60 kDa chaperone family; promotes refolding of misfolded polypeptides especially under stressful conditions; forms two stacked rings of heptamers to form a barrel-shaped 14mer; ends can be capped by GroES; misfolded proteins enter the barrel where they are refolded when GroES binds) has translation MAKELRFGDDARLQMLAGVNALADAVQVTMGPRGRNVVLEKAYGAPTVTKDGVSVAKEIEFDQRFMNMGAQMVKEVASKTSDTAGDGTTTATVLARAIVVEGYKAIAAGMNPMDLKRGIDKAVAAITKKLQSMSKPCKDNKAIAQVGTISANSDEAIGSIIASAMDKVGKEGVITVEDGNGLENELSVVEGMQFDRGYISPYFINNQQNMTCELEHPFILLVDKKISSIRDMLSVLEGVAKSGRPLLIIAEDVEGEALATLVVNNMRGIVKVCAVKAPGFGDRRKAMLQDIAILTHGQVISEEIGKSLEAATLEDLGTAKRIVVTKENTTIIDGEGKASEINARITQIRAQIEETTSDYDREKLQERVAKLSGGVAVIKVGAATEVEMKEKKARVEDALHATRAAVEEGIVAGGGVALIRAQKALDSLKGDNDDQNMGINILRRAIEAPMRQIVSNAGYEASVIVNKVSENKDNYGFNAATGEFGDMVEMGILDPTKVTRMALQNAASVASLMLTTECMIADLPKKDDAAGDMGGMGGMGGMGGMGGMM, from the coding sequence ATGGCTAAAGAATTACGTTTTGGTGACGACGCGCGTCTACAAATGTTAGCTGGTGTTAATGCATTAGCTGATGCAGTACAAGTAACTATGGGCCCACGTGGTCGTAATGTAGTTTTAGAAAAAGCTTATGGTGCTCCCACTGTAACTAAAGACGGTGTATCTGTAGCGAAAGAAATCGAATTTGATCAACGCTTCATGAACATGGGCGCACAAATGGTTAAAGAAGTTGCTTCTAAGACTTCTGATACTGCTGGAGATGGTACTACTACTGCTACTGTATTGGCTCGTGCGATTGTTGTCGAAGGGTACAAGGCAATTGCTGCGGGTATGAATCCTATGGATCTGAAGCGCGGTATCGACAAAGCGGTTGCTGCAATCACCAAAAAATTACAATCGATGTCTAAGCCTTGCAAAGACAATAAAGCAATTGCTCAAGTAGGTACTATTTCTGCTAACTCTGATGAAGCAATTGGTTCTATTATTGCCAGTGCAATGGATAAAGTAGGTAAAGAAGGTGTTATTACTGTTGAAGACGGTAATGGACTTGAAAATGAATTATCTGTTGTTGAAGGTATGCAGTTTGATCGTGGTTATATTTCTCCATACTTCATCAACAACCAACAAAACATGACTTGTGAGCTTGAGCATCCATTCATTCTGTTGGTTGACAAGAAAATCTCCAGTATTCGTGACATGTTGTCTGTATTGGAAGGCGTTGCAAAATCTGGCCGTCCATTATTGATTATCGCTGAAGATGTTGAAGGCGAAGCTTTAGCAACTCTGGTTGTTAACAACATGCGTGGTATTGTTAAAGTATGTGCAGTTAAAGCGCCTGGCTTTGGTGATCGTCGTAAAGCAATGTTGCAAGACATCGCAATTCTAACTCATGGCCAAGTTATTTCTGAAGAAATTGGTAAGAGCTTAGAAGCTGCTACTTTAGAAGATTTAGGTACAGCAAAACGCATCGTAGTAACCAAAGAAAACACCACAATTATTGATGGCGAAGGTAAAGCTTCTGAAATCAATGCGCGTATTACTCAAATTCGTGCTCAAATCGAAGAAACTACTTCTGATTACGATCGTGAGAAATTACAAGAGCGTGTTGCTAAACTTTCTGGCGGTGTTGCGGTCATCAAAGTTGGTGCTGCTACTGAAGTCGAAATGAAAGAGAAAAAAGCTCGTGTTGAAGATGCATTACATGCTACTCGTGCTGCTGTAGAAGAAGGTATCGTAGCAGGTGGTGGCGTTGCTTTAATTCGTGCCCAAAAAGCTCTGGATTCTTTGAAAGGCGACAATGACGATCAAAACATGGGTATCAACATTCTTCGTCGTGCTATTGAAGCGCCAATGCGTCAGATCGTATCTAACGCTGGTTATGAAGCTTCAGTAATTGTAAACAAAGTATCTGAAAACAAAGATAACTATGGTTTCAATGCTGCGACTGGTGAATTTGGTGACATGGTTGAAATGGGTATTTTGGATCCAACCAAAGTAACTCGTATGGCATTACAAAATGCTGCTTCTGTAGCAAGCCTTATGCTGACTACTGAGTGCATGATTGCTGATTTACCAAAGAAAGATGACGCTGCTGGTGATATGGGCGGCATGGGTGGAATGGGCGGTATGGGAGGCATGGGCGGCATGATGTAA
- the groES gene encoding co-chaperone GroES: MKIRPLHDRVVVRRMEEERTTAGGIVIPDSATEKPMRGEIIAVGAGKVLDNGDVRALAVKVGDVVLFGKYSGTEVKIDGKELVVMREDDIMGVIEK, from the coding sequence ATGAAAATTCGTCCTTTACACGATCGAGTTGTTGTTCGTCGTATGGAAGAAGAGCGTACCACAGCGGGTGGTATTGTGATTCCAGATAGCGCTACTGAAAAACCAATGCGTGGTGAAATCATTGCTGTTGGCGCCGGTAAAGTATTAGACAACGGTGATGTTCGCGCTTTAGCTGTAAAAGTGGGTGATGTTGTCCTGTTCGGCAAATACTCAGGTACTGAAGTGAAAATCGACGGTAAAGAATTAGTTGTGATGCGTGAAGACGACATCATGGGTGTAATCGAGAAGTAA
- the motB gene encoding flagellar motor protein MotB gives MSDNGGKGKAGSTPIIRKIKKNQHKHHGGSWKIAFADFVTAMMAFFLLMWLIASLNKAQKDGIAEYFKQPMKITFFGGKNVGNQQLNLKGGGPNLKDTNGQVSTTDKASTQSKQAQDIQVIQSDKEETQKLEELKSQINLSIQQDPSLAGLKNQLLMEVVKNGLRIQLIDNQKKPMFDVGSDKLNPGMDPIFAQIAKLLKTVPNKITIEGHTDAHPYHNPDELEYTNWELSTQRANAARRALVKAGLDPDRVLRVSGFSSTMLLNTKDPFSPENRRISIIVIKKGSENKIMKK, from the coding sequence ATGAGTGACAATGGTGGTAAAGGAAAAGCGGGTTCAACCCCAATAATTCGAAAAATCAAAAAAAATCAACACAAGCATCATGGAGGCTCATGGAAAATCGCTTTTGCCGATTTTGTTACCGCGATGATGGCCTTCTTTTTGTTGATGTGGCTGATTGCATCACTGAATAAAGCGCAAAAAGATGGTATTGCCGAATATTTTAAACAGCCAATGAAAATCACTTTTTTTGGCGGTAAAAACGTTGGCAATCAACAACTAAATCTTAAAGGCGGGGGACCAAATCTCAAGGACACCAATGGTCAAGTTTCTACAACTGACAAGGCATCCACGCAAAGTAAACAAGCCCAAGACATTCAAGTCATTCAATCGGATAAAGAGGAAACCCAAAAACTTGAAGAATTAAAATCACAAATTAATTTAAGCATCCAACAAGATCCCTCACTCGCAGGATTAAAGAATCAACTACTCATGGAGGTAGTAAAAAATGGGCTGCGAATCCAATTAATTGACAATCAGAAAAAGCCCATGTTTGATGTGGGATCAGACAAACTCAATCCAGGTATGGATCCTATTTTTGCCCAGATTGCCAAACTACTTAAGACAGTACCCAATAAAATCACTATTGAAGGACATACTGACGCCCACCCCTACCATAATCCAGATGAATTAGAGTATACCAACTGGGAATTATCCACCCAAAGAGCCAATGCCGCCCGTCGTGCTTTGGTTAAAGCCGGCTTAGATCCTGATCGGGTCTTGCGCGTATCTGGTTTTTCATCAACCATGCTTCTCAATACAAAAGATCCCTTCAGTCCCGAAAACCGAAGAATTAGCATTATTGTCATCAAAAAAGGGTCGGAAAACAAAATAATGAAGAAGTAA